From one Streptomyces chromofuscus genomic stretch:
- a CDS encoding F0F1 ATP synthase subunit delta — protein MNGASREALAAARERLDALTDATSVDAARLADELAAVTALLDREVSLRRVLTDPAQAGEGKAELVQRLLGTQVGGETTDLVSGMVRSRWSQSRDLVDALEELAATADLTAAQRDGSLDSVEDELFRFGRIVASSTELRAALTDRKATTSAKSELLRSLLGGRAAPATERLVTRLVTAPRGRSLEAGLESLSKLAADRRDRMVAVVTSAVPLSDVQKQRLGAALAKLYGRRMHLNLDVDPEVLGGIRVQVGDEIINGSLADRIADAERRLAS, from the coding sequence ATGAACGGAGCGAGCCGCGAGGCCCTGGCAGCCGCACGTGAGCGTCTCGACGCGCTGACGGACGCCACGTCCGTGGACGCGGCGCGGCTCGCCGACGAGCTGGCCGCGGTGACCGCGCTGCTCGACCGCGAGGTCAGCCTGCGTCGGGTCCTCACCGACCCGGCGCAGGCCGGTGAGGGCAAGGCCGAGCTGGTCCAGCGCCTGCTCGGCACCCAGGTCGGCGGCGAGACCACGGACCTGGTGTCCGGCATGGTGCGCTCCCGCTGGTCGCAGTCGCGCGACCTGGTGGACGCCCTGGAGGAGCTGGCCGCCACCGCGGACCTCACCGCCGCGCAGCGCGACGGCTCCCTCGACAGCGTCGAGGACGAGCTGTTCCGGTTCGGCCGGATCGTCGCGTCCAGCACCGAGCTGCGCGCCGCGCTGACCGACCGCAAGGCCACCACGTCGGCCAAGAGCGAGCTGCTGCGCAGCCTGCTCGGCGGACGGGCGGCCCCGGCCACCGAGCGTCTGGTGACGCGCCTTGTGACCGCGCCGCGGGGACGTAGCCTGGAAGCGGGACTGGAGTCCCTGTCCAAGCTCGCCGCCGACCGGCGGGACCGCATGGTCGCCGTCGTCACCTCGGCGGTGCCGCTGAGCGACGTGCAGAAGCAGCGCCTCGGCGCCGCCCTCGCCAAGCTCTACGGCCGCCGGATGCACCTCAACCTCGACGTGGACCCCGAGGTCCTCGGCGGGATCCGGGTGCAGGTCGGTGACGAGATCATCAACGGCTCTCTCGCGGACCGCATCGCGGACGCCGAGCGTCGGCTGGCGAGCTAG
- the prmC gene encoding peptide chain release factor N(5)-glutamine methyltransferase — MLLAEVAQATQRLADAGVPSPRTDAEELAAFVHGVKRGELHSVQDSDFDARYWEVIARREQREPLQHITGRAFFRYLELQVGPGVFVPRPETESVVGWAIDAVRAMDVVEPLIVDLCTGSGAIALALAQEVPRSRVHAVELSEEALHWTRKNVEGSRVDLRQGDARTAFPDLDGQVDLVISNPPYIPLTEWEYVAPEARDYDPDMALFSGEDGLDLIRGLERTAHRLLRPGGVVVIEHADTQGGQVPWIFTEERGWADAADHPDLNNRPRFATARKALP, encoded by the coding sequence CTGCTGCTCGCGGAGGTGGCCCAGGCCACCCAGCGGCTGGCCGACGCCGGCGTGCCCTCTCCGCGCACCGACGCGGAGGAGCTCGCCGCGTTCGTGCACGGCGTGAAGCGGGGCGAGTTGCACTCCGTGCAGGACTCCGACTTCGACGCCCGCTACTGGGAGGTCATCGCGCGCCGTGAGCAGCGCGAGCCGCTTCAGCACATCACCGGGCGGGCCTTCTTCCGGTACCTGGAACTCCAGGTCGGGCCCGGTGTGTTCGTGCCGCGTCCGGAGACGGAGTCCGTGGTCGGCTGGGCCATAGACGCCGTGCGCGCCATGGACGTCGTCGAGCCGCTGATCGTCGACCTGTGCACCGGCTCGGGCGCCATCGCGCTGGCGCTCGCCCAGGAGGTGCCGCGCTCCCGCGTGCACGCCGTGGAGCTGTCCGAAGAGGCGCTGCACTGGACCCGCAAGAACGTCGAGGGCTCCCGGGTCGACCTGCGGCAGGGAGACGCCCGGACCGCGTTCCCGGACCTCGACGGGCAGGTCGACCTGGTGATCTCCAACCCGCCGTACATCCCGCTCACCGAGTGGGAGTACGTCGCCCCCGAGGCCCGGGACTACGACCCCGACATGGCGCTGTTCTCCGGCGAGGACGGCCTCGACCTCATCCGCGGCCTGGAACGCACCGCGCACCGGCTGCTGCGCCCCGGCGGCGTGGTCGTCATCGAGCACGCCGACACCCAGGGCGGCCAGGTGCCGTGGATCTTCACCGAGGAGCGGGGGTGGGCCGACGCGGCCGACCATCCCGACCTCAACAACCGCCCGCGCTTCGCCACCGCCCGCAAGGCGCTGCCGTGA
- a CDS encoding F0F1 ATP synthase subunit B produces MIANLVQLAAEEEQSPLIPPGPELLVGTIAFAVVFFFFWKKLLPNINKVLEERRAAIEGGIEEAETMKVEAQSVLEQYKAQLAEARHEAARLRQEAQEQGAVLIAEMRAEGQRQREEIIAAGHAQIEADRKAASSALRQDVGKLATDLAGKLVGESLEDHARQSRVIDRFLDELEEKAEASR; encoded by the coding sequence GTGATCGCCAACCTGGTGCAGCTGGCGGCCGAGGAGGAGCAGAGCCCGCTCATCCCGCCGGGCCCCGAGCTGCTCGTCGGCACCATCGCCTTCGCCGTCGTCTTCTTCTTCTTCTGGAAGAAGCTGCTTCCGAACATCAACAAGGTTCTGGAGGAGCGCCGCGCGGCGATCGAAGGCGGTATTGAAGAGGCCGAGACCATGAAGGTCGAGGCCCAGAGCGTCCTTGAGCAGTACAAGGCCCAGCTCGCCGAGGCCCGGCACGAGGCCGCGCGGCTGCGCCAGGAGGCGCAGGAGCAGGGTGCCGTGCTCATCGCCGAGATGCGCGCGGAGGGTCAGCGGCAGCGCGAGGAGATCATCGCCGCCGGTCACGCCCAGATCGAGGCCGACCGCAAGGCCGCCTCGTCCGCGCTGCGGCAGGACGTCGGCAAGCTCGCCACCGATCTGGCCGGCAAGCTGGTCGGTGAGTCCCTCGAGGACCACGCCCGCCAGAGCCGTGTGATCGACCGCTTCCTCGACGAGCTCGAGGAGAAGGCCGAGGCGTCTCGATGA
- the prfA gene encoding peptide chain release factor 1 has product MFEAVEELVVEHADLEKKLADPSVHADQANARKLNKRYAELTPIVATYRSWKSSGDDIETARELGADDPEFAAEVKELEQQREELTEKLRLLLVPRDPSDDKDVILEIKAGAGGDESALFAGDLLRMYLRYAERVGWKTEIIDATESELGGYKDVQVAVKARGQIEPGQGVWARLKYEGGVHRVQRVPATESQGRIHTSAAGVLVTPEAEEVDVEINPNDLRIDVYRSSGPGGQSVNTTDSAVRITHIPTGVVASCQNEKSQLQNKEQALRILRSRLLAMAQEEAEREAADARRSQVRTVDRSEKIRTYNFPENRISDHRVGFKAYNLDQVLDGDLDAVIQACVDADSAAKLAAA; this is encoded by the coding sequence ATGTTCGAGGCCGTCGAGGAGCTCGTCGTCGAGCACGCCGACCTGGAGAAGAAGCTCGCCGACCCGTCGGTCCACGCCGACCAGGCCAACGCCCGCAAGCTGAACAAGCGGTACGCCGAGCTGACCCCGATCGTCGCCACGTACCGCTCCTGGAAGTCGTCCGGCGACGACATCGAGACGGCCCGCGAACTGGGCGCCGACGACCCGGAGTTCGCCGCCGAGGTCAAGGAGCTGGAGCAGCAGCGCGAGGAGCTGACGGAGAAGCTCCGCCTGTTGCTCGTTCCGCGCGACCCCAGCGACGACAAGGACGTGATCCTCGAGATCAAGGCGGGCGCGGGCGGCGACGAGTCGGCGCTGTTCGCCGGCGACCTGCTGCGCATGTATCTGCGGTACGCCGAGCGCGTCGGCTGGAAGACCGAGATCATCGACGCCACCGAGTCCGAGCTGGGCGGTTACAAGGACGTCCAGGTCGCGGTGAAGGCGCGCGGGCAGATCGAGCCCGGGCAGGGTGTCTGGGCGCGGCTGAAGTACGAGGGCGGCGTGCACCGCGTGCAGCGCGTGCCGGCGACCGAGTCCCAGGGCCGTATCCACACCTCCGCGGCCGGCGTGCTCGTCACCCCCGAGGCCGAGGAGGTCGACGTCGAGATCAACCCGAACGACCTGCGCATCGACGTCTACCGCTCCTCCGGGCCCGGCGGCCAGTCCGTCAACACCACCGACTCCGCCGTGCGCATCACGCACATCCCCACCGGAGTCGTCGCCTCCTGCCAGAACGAGAAGAGCCAGCTGCAGAACAAGGAGCAGGCACTGCGTATCCTGCGCTCCAGGCTGCTCGCCATGGCGCAGGAGGAGGCGGAGAGGGAGGCCGCCGACGCCCGCCGCAGCCAGGTCCGCACCGTCGACCGCTCCGAGAAGATCCGCACGTACAACTTCCCGGAGAATCGCATCTCGGACCACCGCGTCGGCTTCAAGGCGTACAACCTGGACCAGGTCCTGGACGGCGACCTCGACGCGGTGATCCAGGCCTGCGTCGACGCGGACTCGGCCGCCAAGCTCGCAGCCGCGTAA
- a CDS encoding serine hydroxymethyltransferase — protein MPVTHAPEADLLRRQDPELAEILLGELDRQSTTLQLIAAENFTSPAVLAALGSPLANKYAEGYPGSRYHGGCEIVDVAERLAVQRAKTLFGADHANVQSHSGSSAVLAAYAALLRPGDTVLALGLSYGGHLTHGSPANFSGRWFDFVGYGVDEETGLIAYDQVRTLARTHRPKAIVCGSIAYPRHIDYAYFREVADEVGAYLIADAAHPIGLVAGGAAPSPVPYADIVCATTHKVLRGPRGGMLLCGAEFAERVDRAVFPFTQSGAQMHSVAAKAVAFGEAATPAFQAYAHQVVANARSLAAALTAEGLAVTTGGTDTHLITADPVPLGVDGRTARGRLAAAGMILDCCALPHADARGLRLGTAAVTTQGMGEGEMARIAKLLAEVLRDQADARQVREEVRELAEGFPPYPR, from the coding sequence ATGCCGGTCACCCATGCCCCCGAGGCCGATCTCCTGCGGCGCCAGGACCCCGAGCTCGCCGAGATCCTGCTCGGGGAGCTGGACCGGCAGTCGACCACCCTCCAGCTGATCGCCGCCGAGAACTTCACCTCACCGGCCGTCCTGGCCGCCCTGGGCTCGCCGCTGGCCAACAAGTACGCGGAGGGCTATCCGGGATCCCGCTACCACGGCGGCTGCGAGATCGTCGACGTGGCCGAGCGCCTGGCCGTGCAGCGCGCCAAGACACTGTTCGGCGCCGATCACGCCAACGTCCAGTCCCACTCGGGCAGTTCGGCCGTGCTGGCCGCCTACGCCGCCCTGCTGCGCCCCGGCGACACGGTCCTCGCCCTCGGCCTGTCCTACGGCGGCCACCTCACCCACGGCTCGCCCGCCAACTTCTCCGGCCGCTGGTTCGACTTCGTCGGCTACGGCGTCGACGAGGAGACCGGCCTCATCGCCTACGACCAGGTCCGCACCCTGGCCCGCACGCACCGCCCCAAGGCGATCGTGTGCGGCTCGATCGCCTACCCGCGGCACATCGACTACGCCTACTTCCGCGAGGTCGCCGACGAGGTGGGCGCCTACCTCATCGCCGACGCGGCCCACCCCATCGGCCTGGTCGCCGGGGGAGCGGCGCCCAGTCCGGTGCCGTACGCCGACATCGTGTGCGCCACCACCCACAAGGTGCTGCGCGGACCGCGCGGCGGCATGCTGCTGTGCGGCGCCGAGTTCGCCGAACGCGTCGACCGGGCCGTCTTCCCCTTCACCCAGAGCGGCGCCCAGATGCACAGCGTCGCCGCCAAGGCCGTCGCCTTCGGCGAGGCCGCGACACCGGCCTTCCAGGCGTACGCCCATCAGGTGGTCGCCAACGCCCGGTCCCTGGCCGCCGCACTCACCGCCGAGGGGCTCGCCGTCACCACCGGCGGCACGGACACCCACCTCATCACCGCCGACCCGGTCCCGCTCGGCGTCGACGGCCGCACCGCCCGCGGCCGGCTGGCCGCCGCCGGCATGATCCTCGACTGCTGCGCCCTGCCGCACGCCGACGCCCGCGGCCTGCGCCTGGGCACCGCCGCCGTCACCACCCAGGGGATGGGGGAGGGCGAGATGGCCCGGATCGCCAAGCTGCTCGCCGAGGTGCTGCGGGACCAGGCCGACGCCCGGCAGGTGCGGGAGGAAGTACGGGAACTGGCAGAGGGATTTCCGCCGTATCCGCGCTGA
- the rpmE gene encoding 50S ribosomal protein L31: MKRDIHPEYVETQVSCTCGASFTTRSTIDSGTIRAEVCSECHPFYTGKQKILDTGGRVARFEARFGKAAGSKK; encoded by the coding sequence TTGAAGCGCGACATCCACCCCGAGTACGTCGAGACGCAGGTCAGCTGCACCTGTGGCGCGTCGTTCACCACCCGTAGCACGATCGACTCCGGCACCATCCGGGCCGAGGTCTGCTCCGAGTGCCACCCGTTCTACACGGGCAAGCAGAAGATCCTCGACACCGGTGGCCGTGTGGCCCGCTTCGAGGCCCGCTTCGGCAAGGCTGCCGGCTCCAAGAAGTAG
- the atpE gene encoding ATP synthase F0 subunit C, translating into MAATETLAAVSGSLGSIGYGLAAIGPGIGVGIIFGNGTQALARQPEAAGLIRANQILGFAFCEALALIGIVMPFVFGV; encoded by the coding sequence ATGGCTGCCACTGAGACCCTCGCCGCTGTCTCCGGTTCGCTCGGCTCCATCGGCTACGGCCTCGCCGCCATCGGCCCCGGCATCGGCGTCGGCATCATCTTCGGCAACGGCACCCAGGCCCTGGCCCGTCAGCCCGAGGCCGCCGGCCTGATCCGTGCCAACCAGATCCTGGGCTTCGCCTTCTGTGAGGCGCTCGCCCTCATCGGCATCGTTATGCCGTTCGTGTTCGGTGTGTAA
- a CDS encoding L-threonylcarbamoyladenylate synthase — protein MARRYDTNDATDRVTGLREAASAVRRGELVVLPTDTVYGIGADAFSPEAVSDLLEAKGRGRNMPTPVLIGSPNTLHGLVTDFSELAWELVDAFWPGALTLVAKHQPSLQWDLGDTRGTVAVRMPLHPVAIELLTEVGPMAVSSANLTGHPAPEDCDAAQQMLGDSVSVYLDGGPTPGNVPSSIVDVSGSVPVLLREGALSPDELRKVVPDLEVAN, from the coding sequence ATGGCACGGCGATACGACACCAACGACGCCACCGACCGCGTGACCGGTCTGCGTGAGGCCGCGTCCGCCGTCCGCCGTGGCGAGCTGGTGGTCCTCCCCACCGACACCGTGTACGGCATCGGCGCCGACGCGTTCTCCCCGGAGGCGGTCTCGGACCTGCTGGAGGCCAAGGGCCGGGGCCGCAACATGCCCACGCCCGTCCTCATTGGCTCCCCGAACACCCTGCACGGCCTGGTCACCGACTTCTCCGAGCTGGCCTGGGAGCTGGTCGACGCGTTCTGGCCGGGCGCGCTGACGCTGGTCGCCAAGCACCAGCCGTCGTTGCAGTGGGACCTGGGCGACACCCGGGGCACGGTCGCCGTGCGCATGCCGCTGCACCCGGTGGCCATCGAGCTGCTCACCGAGGTCGGCCCCATGGCCGTGTCGTCGGCGAATCTCACCGGGCACCCGGCGCCGGAGGACTGCGACGCCGCCCAGCAGATGCTCGGCGACTCCGTCTCCGTCTACCTCGACGGCGGCCCGACCCCCGGCAACGTGCCGTCCTCCATCGTCGACGTCTCCGGCTCCGTGCCCGTCCTGCTGCGTGAGGGCGCCCTCTCGCCGGACGAGCTGCGCAAGGTCGTACCCGACCTTGAGGTGGCCAATTGA
- the atpA gene encoding F0F1 ATP synthase subunit alpha encodes MAELTIRPEEIRDALETFVQSYKPDAASREEVGTVTLAGDGIAKVEGLPSAMANELLKFEDGTLGLALNLEEREIGAIVLGEFSGIEEGQPVTRTGEVLSVAVGEGYLGRVVDPLGNPIDGLGEIETDGRRALELQAPTVMQRKSVHEPMETGYKAVDAMTPIGRGQRQLIIGDRQTGKTALAVDTIINQRDNWRTGDPNKQVRCIYVAIGQKGSTIASVRRALEENGALEYTTIVAAPASDPAGFKYLAPYTGSAIGQHWMYQGKHVLIIFDDLSKQADAYRAVSLLLRRPPGREAYPGDVFYLHSRLLERCAKLSDEMGAGSMTGLPIVETKANDVSAFIPTNVISITDGQCFLESDLFNAGQRPALNVGISVSRVGGSAQHKAMKQVSGRLRVDLAQFRELEAFAAFGSDLDAASKAQLERGQRMVELLKQDQYQPMATEDQVVSVWAGTTGKMDEVPVADIRRFEKELLEYLHRKEQGLMTSIKEGGKMSDDTLTAVADAIAEFKKQFETSDGKLLGEETPAAAAK; translated from the coding sequence ATGGCGGAGCTCACGATCCGGCCGGAGGAGATCCGGGACGCACTGGAGACCTTCGTCCAGTCGTACAAGCCGGACGCGGCCTCGCGCGAGGAGGTCGGTACGGTCACCCTTGCCGGCGACGGCATCGCGAAGGTCGAGGGTCTGCCCTCGGCCATGGCCAACGAACTGCTGAAGTTCGAGGACGGCACCCTCGGCCTCGCCCTCAACCTCGAGGAGCGCGAGATCGGTGCCATCGTCCTCGGTGAGTTCAGCGGCATCGAGGAGGGGCAGCCGGTCACCCGCACCGGTGAGGTCCTCTCCGTGGCGGTCGGCGAGGGCTACCTCGGCCGCGTCGTCGACCCGCTCGGCAACCCGATCGACGGCCTCGGCGAGATCGAGACCGACGGCCGCCGCGCCCTCGAGCTGCAGGCCCCCACGGTCATGCAGCGCAAGTCGGTGCACGAGCCGATGGAGACGGGCTACAAGGCCGTCGACGCGATGACCCCGATCGGCCGCGGTCAGCGTCAGCTGATCATCGGTGACCGCCAGACCGGCAAGACCGCCCTGGCCGTTGACACGATCATCAACCAGCGCGACAACTGGCGCACCGGCGACCCGAACAAGCAGGTCCGCTGCATCTACGTCGCCATCGGCCAGAAGGGCTCCACCATCGCGTCGGTGCGCCGCGCGCTGGAGGAGAACGGCGCGCTGGAGTACACGACCATCGTCGCCGCCCCGGCGTCCGACCCGGCCGGCTTCAAGTACCTGGCGCCGTACACCGGCTCGGCCATCGGCCAGCACTGGATGTACCAGGGCAAGCACGTCCTGATCATCTTCGACGACCTGTCGAAGCAGGCCGACGCCTACCGTGCCGTGTCGCTGCTGCTGCGCCGCCCGCCGGGCCGTGAGGCCTACCCGGGTGACGTCTTCTACCTGCACTCCCGTCTGCTGGAGCGCTGCGCGAAGCTCTCCGACGAGATGGGTGCCGGCTCGATGACCGGTCTGCCGATCGTCGAGACCAAGGCCAACGACGTCTCGGCGTTCATCCCGACCAACGTCATCTCCATCACCGACGGCCAGTGCTTCCTGGAGTCGGACCTCTTCAACGCCGGTCAGCGCCCCGCGCTGAACGTCGGTATCTCCGTCTCCCGAGTCGGTGGTTCGGCGCAGCACAAGGCGATGAAGCAGGTCTCCGGCCGTCTGCGCGTGGACCTCGCCCAGTTCCGTGAGCTGGAGGCGTTCGCCGCCTTCGGTTCCGACCTGGACGCCGCGTCCAAGGCCCAGCTGGAGCGCGGTCAGCGCATGGTCGAGCTGCTGAAGCAGGACCAGTACCAGCCGATGGCCACCGAGGACCAGGTCGTCTCCGTGTGGGCCGGCACCACCGGCAAGATGGACGAGGTCCCGGTCGCCGACATCCGCCGCTTCGAGAAGGAGCTGCTGGAGTACCTGCACCGCAAGGAGCAGGGCCTCATGACCTCCATCAAGGAGGGCGGCAAGATGTCGGACGACACCCTCACGGCCGTCGCCGACGCCATCGCGGAGTTCAAGAAGCAGTTCGAGACCTCCGACGGCAAGCTGCTCGGCGAGGAAACTCCGGCCGCTGCCGCCAAGTGA
- a CDS encoding arsenate reductase/protein-tyrosine-phosphatase family protein, translating to MTAPEAGRGIGNGESAAEITTTFVGLPRDSFRILHVSTGNVCRSPITERLTRHFVSQRLGVLGGGLIVESAGTWGHEGAPMEANAETVLADFGADASGFVGRELLDEHVIRADLVLTATRDHRAQVISMGHSAGLRTFTLKEFTRLVKAIDPATLPPLEDGVVTRARALVRAAAALRGWLLAPTAEADEVYDPYGAPLTFFRSVGDEIHQALDPVVTALTGVAART from the coding sequence TTGACAGCCCCTGAAGCGGGGCGTGGCATAGGCAACGGGGAAAGCGCGGCGGAGATCACGACGACCTTCGTGGGGCTTCCGCGCGACAGCTTCCGCATCCTCCACGTCAGCACCGGCAACGTGTGCCGCTCGCCCATCACCGAGCGGCTGACCCGGCATTTCGTGTCGCAGCGGCTCGGCGTCCTGGGCGGCGGGCTGATCGTGGAGAGCGCCGGCACCTGGGGCCACGAGGGCGCGCCCATGGAGGCCAACGCCGAGACGGTGCTGGCCGACTTCGGCGCGGACGCCTCCGGCTTCGTGGGCCGGGAGCTGCTGGATGAGCACGTGATCCGTGCCGACCTGGTGCTCACCGCGACCCGTGACCACCGCGCCCAGGTCATCTCGATGGGCCACTCGGCGGGGCTGCGCACCTTCACGCTGAAGGAGTTCACCCGGCTGGTGAAGGCCATCGACCCGGCGACGCTTCCGCCGCTGGAGGACGGGGTGGTGACGCGGGCCCGCGCGCTGGTCCGGGCCGCCGCCGCCCTGCGGGGCTGGCTGCTGGCGCCCACCGCCGAGGCCGACGAGGTGTACGACCCGTACGGGGCACCGCTGACGTTCTTCCGCTCGGTCGGCGACGAGATACACCAGGCGCTGGACCCCGTGGTGACAGCACTGACCGGGGTGGCGGCGCGGACCTGA
- a CDS encoding MraY family glycosyltransferase, translated as MREYLLTLCITAAVTYLLTGPVRKFAIVAGAMPQIRARDVHREPTPRLGGIAMFFGLCAGLLVADHLTNLSEVFEKSNEPRALLSGAALIWLIGVLDDKFEIDALIKLGGQMIAAGVMVVQGLTILWLPVPGVGTVALTQWQGTLLTVALVVITINAVNFVDGLDGLAAGMVCIASAAFFMYAYRIWYSYGIEAAAPATLFAAILMGMCLGFLPHNMHPARIFMGDSGSMLIGLVLAAGAISVTGQVDPDVMNLFSGSERNTVHQTVPVYIPLLLPLTIIAIPAADLVLAIVRRTWRGQSPFAADRGHLHHRLLEIGHSHSRAVLIMYFWSALIAFGALTYSVNSASMWIVLSVVLLSALGLLMLLLPRFTPRAPLWAEHLVPPRYRRRRVVVPPAAEVPVEAPAEEEDRTPVAVGVSGVNGATAAGPRSRFTR; from the coding sequence GTGCGTGAATACCTGCTGACGCTCTGCATCACGGCCGCGGTGACGTACCTGCTGACAGGGCCGGTGCGGAAGTTCGCGATCGTGGCCGGAGCGATGCCGCAGATCCGGGCGCGTGACGTGCACCGGGAACCCACTCCACGGCTCGGCGGGATCGCGATGTTCTTCGGCCTGTGCGCGGGCCTGCTGGTCGCCGACCACCTCACCAACCTCAGTGAGGTCTTCGAGAAGTCCAACGAGCCCCGCGCCCTGCTCTCCGGAGCGGCGCTGATCTGGCTCATCGGCGTGCTGGACGACAAGTTCGAGATCGACGCCCTGATCAAGCTGGGCGGACAGATGATCGCCGCCGGCGTGATGGTGGTGCAGGGCCTGACGATCCTGTGGCTGCCGGTGCCGGGCGTCGGCACGGTCGCGCTGACCCAGTGGCAGGGCACGCTGCTGACGGTGGCGCTGGTCGTCATCACCATCAACGCGGTCAACTTCGTCGACGGCCTGGACGGCTTGGCGGCGGGCATGGTGTGCATCGCGTCCGCCGCGTTCTTCATGTACGCCTACCGCATCTGGTACTCGTACGGCATCGAGGCCGCCGCCCCGGCCACCCTGTTCGCGGCGATCCTGATGGGCATGTGCCTCGGCTTCCTGCCGCACAACATGCACCCCGCGCGCATCTTCATGGGCGACTCGGGCTCGATGCTGATCGGCCTGGTCCTGGCCGCCGGTGCGATCTCGGTCACCGGGCAGGTCGACCCGGACGTGATGAACCTGTTCTCCGGGTCGGAGCGCAACACCGTGCACCAGACGGTCCCGGTGTACATCCCGCTGCTGCTGCCGTTGACCATCATCGCGATCCCGGCCGCCGACCTGGTCCTCGCGATCGTGCGCCGCACCTGGCGCGGCCAGTCCCCGTTCGCCGCCGACCGGGGGCACCTGCACCACCGGCTGCTGGAGATCGGCCACTCGCACAGCCGGGCCGTGCTGATCATGTACTTCTGGTCGGCGCTGATCGCCTTCGGTGCGCTCACCTACTCGGTGAACTCGGCGTCCATGTGGATCGTGCTGAGCGTGGTGCTGCTCAGCGCCCTCGGACTGCTCATGCTGCTGCTGCCCCGCTTCACCCCGCGCGCGCCGCTGTGGGCCGAGCACCTCGTGCCGCCGCGCTACCGCCGGCGCAGGGTCGTCGTGCCGCCCGCGGCCGAGGTCCCGGTGGAGGCTCCGGCCGAGGAGGAGGACCGAACGCCGGTCGCCGTCGGCGTCTCCGGAGTCAACGGAGCGACCGCCGCGGGCCCCCGCTCGCGCTTCACAAGGTAA
- the atpB gene encoding F0F1 ATP synthase subunit A has product MSDNGCGFPAPGLHSFLFQPIATVGGFEFNKVMLLALITTVLVIGFFWAAFGKAKVVPGKLQMIGEAGYDFVRRGIVYETLGKREGEKFVPLMVSLFFFIWIMNIWSVIPLAQFPVSSIIAYPAVLAAIVYFTWVGLTFKRHGFVGFFKNVTGYDKSLGPVLPLVMIIEFFSNLLVRPFTHAVRLFANMFAGHLMLVMFTVASWYLLNSWLIPAAGVSFLMTIAMILFELFVQAVQAYVFVLLACTYVQGALAEHH; this is encoded by the coding sequence ATGTCCGACAACGGGTGTGGCTTCCCGGCTCCGGGCCTGCACTCGTTCCTCTTCCAGCCGATCGCCACGGTCGGGGGGTTCGAGTTCAACAAGGTGATGCTGCTCGCGCTCATCACCACCGTGCTCGTGATCGGTTTCTTCTGGGCGGCCTTCGGCAAGGCGAAGGTGGTTCCGGGCAAGCTCCAGATGATCGGCGAGGCCGGCTACGACTTCGTGCGCCGCGGCATCGTCTACGAGACCCTCGGCAAGCGGGAGGGCGAGAAGTTCGTCCCGCTCATGGTCTCCCTCTTCTTCTTCATCTGGATCATGAACATCTGGTCCGTGATCCCGCTGGCCCAGTTCCCGGTGTCGTCGATCATCGCCTACCCGGCGGTGCTGGCCGCGATCGTCTACTTCACCTGGGTCGGGCTGACCTTCAAGCGGCACGGCTTCGTCGGCTTCTTCAAGAACGTGACCGGCTACGACAAGTCGCTGGGCCCGGTGCTCCCGCTCGTCATGATCATCGAGTTCTTCTCGAACCTGCTGGTGCGGCCGTTCACGCACGCGGTGCGACTGTTCGCCAACATGTTCGCCGGTCACCTGATGCTGGTCATGTTCACCGTCGCCTCCTGGTACCTGCTGAACAGCTGGTTGATCCCGGCGGCGGGCGTCTCGTTCCTCATGACGATCGCCATGATCCTCTTCGAGCTTTTCGTGCAGGCCGTCCAGGCGTACGTCTTCGTACTGCTGGCCTGCACCTACGTCCAGGGCGCTCTCGCCGAGCATCACTGA